From the Myxococcales bacterium genome, one window contains:
- the selB gene encoding selenocysteine-specific translation elongation factor: MTALPFVVGTAGHIDHGKTALVHALTGIDTDRLAVEKARGITTELGFAHLDLPSGARVAVVDVPGHERFIRAMVAGATGLDLVVLVIAADEGVMPQTREHLDVCQLLGVRRGLVAITKRDLVDDDWLAMLDDELAAAFAGTFLADAPRLPVSARTGAGLPALIAAIEHALASLPPRPTTGLLRVPIDRVFTLRGFGTVVTGTIASGQVALGDEVAVYPRGLATRVRGLHVHGVAVERATAGQRCALNLHGVATDDLARGDVVGHVGALAPSHLLDVTVRHVAAATAPLPVRSKVLVHHGAAQVQATLVLAGAPLPPGGEGVAQLRIDRTTPLVALPGDHFLVRGFTPLANHGTTLAGGTIVRVHAPKLRSTAARAAEHAAVVARFADARAADRVALELRALAAAVPDRATLGQRLGLAGPELATTLAELVARGDVLGAGDDLLHVETVAALERAISARLAAAPDGAVPREELRQRLPAALSVRGFELVIAELVRRGVIEVDAELVRRASAPRPRLTPADDALHARFRGWGLEAPRPKDIAETLRQTEAQLKPALDRLVGARLIVKVKPDYYADAEAIATLRARLLAYLAANREIAPQAWKEVCGTSRKYSIPLAEHFDAEKVTLRIGDLRRKR, encoded by the coding sequence GTGACCGCGCTGCCGTTCGTCGTCGGCACCGCCGGCCACATCGATCACGGCAAGACCGCGCTGGTGCACGCGCTGACCGGCATCGACACCGACCGGCTCGCGGTCGAGAAGGCGCGCGGCATCACCACCGAGCTCGGCTTCGCCCACCTCGACCTGCCCAGCGGCGCCCGGGTCGCGGTGGTCGACGTGCCCGGCCACGAGCGCTTCATCCGCGCGATGGTGGCCGGCGCCACCGGCCTGGATCTGGTCGTGCTGGTGATCGCCGCCGACGAGGGCGTCATGCCCCAGACCCGCGAGCACCTCGACGTGTGCCAGCTGCTGGGCGTGCGCCGCGGCCTGGTGGCGATCACCAAGCGCGATCTGGTCGACGACGACTGGCTGGCGATGCTCGACGACGAGCTGGCCGCCGCGTTCGCCGGGACCTTCCTGGCCGACGCGCCGCGGCTGCCGGTGTCGGCGCGCACGGGCGCGGGGCTGCCGGCGCTGATCGCGGCGATCGAGCACGCGCTGGCGAGCCTGCCGCCGCGGCCGACGACGGGCCTGCTGCGCGTGCCGATCGACCGGGTGTTCACGCTGCGCGGGTTCGGCACGGTCGTGACCGGCACGATCGCCAGCGGCCAGGTCGCGCTGGGCGACGAGGTCGCGGTCTACCCGCGCGGCCTCGCGACGCGCGTGCGCGGCCTGCACGTCCACGGCGTCGCGGTCGAGCGCGCGACCGCGGGCCAGCGCTGCGCGCTCAACCTCCACGGCGTCGCGACCGACGATCTGGCCCGCGGCGACGTCGTCGGGCACGTCGGCGCGCTGGCCCCGAGCCACCTGCTCGACGTGACCGTGCGCCACGTCGCGGCCGCGACCGCGCCGCTGCCGGTGCGCAGCAAGGTGCTGGTCCATCACGGCGCCGCGCAGGTGCAGGCGACGCTGGTGCTGGCCGGCGCGCCGCTGCCGCCCGGCGGCGAGGGCGTGGCGCAGCTGCGGATCGATCGCACGACGCCGCTGGTGGCGCTGCCCGGCGATCACTTCCTCGTGCGCGGCTTCACGCCGCTGGCCAACCACGGCACGACGCTGGCCGGCGGCACGATCGTGCGGGTCCACGCACCCAAGCTGCGCTCGACCGCGGCCCGGGCCGCCGAGCACGCCGCGGTGGTCGCGCGGTTCGCGGACGCCCGCGCCGCCGACCGGGTCGCGCTCGAGCTGCGCGCGCTCGCCGCCGCGGTGCCCGACCGCGCGACCCTGGGCCAGCGCCTCGGCCTGGCCGGGCCCGAGCTGGCGACCACGCTCGCCGAGCTGGTCGCGCGCGGCGACGTGCTCGGCGCCGGCGACGACCTGCTCCACGTCGAGACGGTCGCGGCGCTCGAGCGCGCGATCAGCGCGCGGCTCGCGGCCGCGCCCGACGGCGCGGTGCCGCGCGAGGAGCTGCGCCAGCGCCTGCCCGCGGCGCTGAGCGTGCGCGGCTTCGAGCTGGTGATCGCCGAGCTGGTGCGGCGCGGGGTGATCGAGGTCGACGCCGAGCTGGTCCGCCGCGCCAGCGCGCCGCGCCCGCGGCTGACGCCCGCCGACGACGCCTTGCACGCGCGCTTCCGCGGCTGGGGGCTCGAGGCGCCGCGCCCCAAGGACATCGCCGAGACGCTGCGCCAGACCGAGGCCCAGCTCAAGCCCGCGCTCGATCGCCTCGTCGGCGCGCGCCTGATCGTCAAGGTCAAGCCCGACTACTACGCCGACGCCGAGGCGATCGCGACGCTCAGGGCCCGGCTGCTCGCGTACCTCGCGGCCAACCGCGAGATCGCGCCCCAGGCGTGGAAGGAGGTGTGCGGCACCAGCCGCAAGTACTCCATCCCGCTCGCCGAGCACTTCGACGCCGAGAAGGTCACGCTGCGCATCGGCGATCTGCGCCGGAAG
- a CDS encoding AMP-binding protein yields the protein MAPLLERLRARASDARFALDVLRKTGIVRALRPAALPGFVAAARLTRPGPHLATMLHARMHPDKECVVDGDRRYTWRTFDEAVNRLAHAVVARGGAAAPVACMLGNGADYLIAQQALARVGAVVVQIGYRSKPAEVAYILGNSEPAVAIVGAPYVETFAEAMRQADARCEVIVAGATAAPVIGARWDEATAAQPGDRPPVARGGDGGGVIVYTSGTTGKPKGASRSWKQTGFDAVADMIGQVGMTHGDRHLVVCPLYHSAAPAFVAITMSLGASTVLMNHFEPEQCLALIERERITSTLMVPTMLVRLNSLPPEVHRRYDTSSLRWVMSGAAPLATDTARRFEARFGPILWNFYGSTETGLVTLAGPGEHTARPGTVGRALRGNEVRLLDDGGAPVGPGAIGEVYVRNSMLIGGYHKNRDATDRSIRDGFFSVGDLARIDGDGFYYMESRKHDMVISGGVNIYPREIEDHLHTHPAILDVAVVGVPDPEWGETLRAYVVVRAGHAITADEVADYCRRELADFKRPRQVVFLDELPRNPTGKVLKRELRDRPAS from the coding sequence GTGGCCCCCCTCCTCGAACGCCTCCGCGCGCGCGCGTCCGACGCCCGCTTCGCCCTCGACGTGCTCCGCAAGACCGGGATCGTGCGGGCCCTGCGGCCGGCGGCGCTGCCCGGCTTCGTCGCCGCCGCCCGCCTGACCCGCCCCGGCCCGCACCTCGCGACGATGCTGCACGCGCGCATGCACCCCGACAAGGAGTGCGTCGTCGACGGCGACCGCCGCTACACCTGGCGCACGTTCGACGAGGCCGTCAACCGCCTCGCCCACGCGGTCGTCGCGCGCGGCGGCGCCGCGGCCCCGGTCGCGTGCATGCTCGGCAACGGCGCCGACTACCTGATCGCGCAGCAGGCCCTGGCCCGGGTCGGCGCGGTGGTCGTGCAGATCGGCTACCGCTCGAAGCCGGCCGAGGTCGCGTACATCCTCGGCAACTCCGAGCCGGCCGTGGCGATCGTCGGCGCGCCCTACGTCGAGACCTTCGCCGAGGCGATGCGCCAGGCCGACGCGCGGTGCGAGGTGATCGTCGCCGGCGCCACCGCCGCGCCGGTGATCGGCGCGCGCTGGGACGAGGCCACCGCGGCCCAGCCCGGCGATCGGCCGCCCGTGGCGCGCGGCGGCGACGGCGGCGGCGTGATCGTCTACACGTCGGGCACGACCGGCAAGCCCAAGGGCGCGTCCCGGAGCTGGAAGCAGACCGGCTTCGACGCGGTCGCCGACATGATCGGCCAGGTCGGGATGACCCACGGCGATCGCCACCTGGTCGTGTGTCCGCTCTACCACTCGGCGGCGCCGGCGTTCGTCGCGATCACGATGTCGCTGGGCGCGTCGACGGTGCTGATGAACCACTTCGAGCCCGAGCAGTGCCTGGCGCTGATCGAGCGCGAGCGCATCACCTCGACGTTGATGGTGCCGACCATGCTGGTGCGGCTCAACAGCCTGCCGCCCGAGGTCCACCGACGCTACGACACGTCGTCCCTGCGCTGGGTGATGAGCGGCGCGGCGCCGCTGGCGACCGACACCGCGCGCCGGTTCGAGGCGCGGTTCGGGCCGATCCTGTGGAACTTCTACGGCTCGACCGAGACCGGGCTGGTGACGCTGGCGGGGCCCGGCGAGCACACCGCGCGGCCCGGCACCGTCGGCCGGGCGCTGCGCGGCAACGAGGTGCGCCTGCTCGACGACGGCGGCGCGCCGGTCGGCCCCGGCGCGATCGGCGAGGTCTACGTGCGCAACTCGATGCTGATCGGCGGCTACCACAAGAACCGCGACGCCACCGACCGCTCGATCCGGGACGGGTTCTTCTCGGTCGGCGACCTGGCCCGGATCGACGGCGACGGCTTCTACTACATGGAGTCGCGCAAGCACGACATGGTGATCTCGGGCGGCGTGAACATCTACCCGCGCGAGATCGAGGACCACCTGCACACCCACCCGGCGATCCTCGACGTCGCGGTCGTGGGCGTGCCCGACCCCGAGTGGGGCGAGACCCTGCGCGCGTACGTGGTCGTCCGCGCGGGCCACGCGATCACCGCCGACGAGGTCGCCGACTACTGTCGGCGCGAGCTCGCCGACTTCAAGCGGCCGCGGCAGGTGGTGTTCCTCGACGAGCTGCCGCGCAACCCCACCGGCAAGGTGCTCAAGCGCGAGCTGCGCGATCGTCCGGCCTCGTGA
- a CDS encoding tetratricopeptide repeat protein has product MKEVACAVCGAMYRFPAADIPPAGKTVTCAKCKARIVVPGDVAGGPGDVIDLADLPAPRRPAATSVPGRSVESVDLPAPKGPTPSAIIDLPAPKAAPRPREPEPFTLDGVDLVAPVGPSPRGAPAEPPRPTTTALGPHTDLPAPRFPIADLPAPKGPPAIADLPAPKGPPPIADLPAPKRPGDITDLPTPKAKSGNDLFDDLPVPKGPSLGDLPAPKRPATPPAMPTPKSTVAGMPPTVPPARPGASSSVPLPAPKGFFDDLPGPAQTKGASDLPAPKGFFDDLPGPAQTKGASDLPAPKGFFDDLPGPAQTKGASDLPAPKGFFDDLPGPAQTKGASDLPAPKGFFDGLPGPAQTKGPGLPAPKGFFDDLPGPAHAKGPELPAPKGFFDDLPQAGASQPAIGLFDDLPPPSVPRVDRFPAPTAPAHVGSAGPIEGIDLPISLGNSGLIELEPANASARTVAPRSHAPSEPPPALELGDGDPLGLDLPAMPTNAGRAGSVVSFKGGGGGERGGDVRLGGSAPAGDLDLATVPRREGAPVAKQRAATADKISDKPKLSPRATKIVLAAALGLAAVGAGGFVMYRRWDAQKTRAADIDRGLGNARKALVGNEPNHWRRATRAAGDVLALNKQHAEALGIAAQGALAAYLDEGTEVEARTTSGRRFLDTAATSGAHHPAIDKAGALRDTIDGDPAAAIKALTPLAARGDADAQLYLGWAQSAAQDWAAATTAFTAAVAARPVAATYGLAQAQAAAGDLAAAHASYLKVIELDPEHVGALVGEVVTAPVTDLGKREASLLAILQRKDIEQADPRAVVRAWTGAGDEARRGGRLDAARDRYRKALAILPNDRGALASLAATELADGKLAEAADAAAKALALAPDDVDANLTAAEIDLRRDNIAEAATRLAALRGRTPPITAPAQLGRLDMIDGLRLEAEKNPDAALAAYERAAAAVGNSDVGPTIAAATMLGRMATAAATPERAAELRAKAEAKLAQVAAAAEQDPALAITLGVAYLNAGGPAQAERWLRSAIEKRPAEVEAHFQLAEALRRQGKQDEAVATLVKAFELDPTRIDLGVELARGFEAAHRDADAAELYKKLLALKDVTVETQVRAGRFFARTGDITTARGLGDALLAVTPDHPTGQFLKAEGLLVDGRYSEARRLMQEATSRSADAQFLDGLGRVSEAFSGQTGDTAIRDEALRAYDQATRLDPSIVNAWAGAGRIRLARGEFDKALTAYEAALKLDPTNPDLPYGIGMAYVQLEERGRAIEWLSRAVNARPRADAYYQLGTLYYEANRAGPAASALDRATALATKDERDHGTTVPWLTDALWLLGTVQQVLRNDGATIRAWEAYLARAPSNPAQAEEVRRFLVARGR; this is encoded by the coding sequence CAAGGCCGCGCCGCGACCGCGCGAGCCCGAGCCGTTCACCCTCGATGGCGTCGATCTCGTCGCGCCGGTGGGCCCGTCACCGCGCGGCGCGCCGGCCGAGCCGCCGCGACCGACCACGACCGCGCTGGGGCCGCACACCGACCTGCCCGCGCCCAGGTTCCCGATCGCCGATCTGCCCGCGCCCAAGGGCCCGCCCGCGATCGCTGATCTGCCCGCACCCAAGGGCCCGCCGCCGATCGCCGACCTCCCTGCGCCCAAGCGCCCCGGCGACATCACCGATCTACCGACACCCAAGGCCAAGAGCGGCAACGACCTGTTCGACGATCTGCCCGTGCCCAAGGGCCCATCGCTCGGCGACCTGCCCGCGCCCAAGCGCCCGGCGACGCCGCCGGCGATGCCGACGCCCAAGAGCACGGTCGCCGGGATGCCCCCGACGGTGCCACCGGCCAGGCCGGGCGCCTCGTCGTCGGTGCCGCTGCCCGCGCCCAAGGGCTTCTTCGACGACCTGCCCGGCCCCGCCCAGACCAAGGGAGCGAGCGACCTGCCCGCGCCCAAGGGCTTCTTCGACGACCTGCCCGGCCCCGCGCAGACCAAGGGGGCGAGCGACCTGCCCGCGCCCAAGGGCTTCTTCGACGACCTGCCCGGCCCCGCCCAGACCAAGGGAGCGAGCGACCTGCCCGCGCCCAAGGGCTTCTTCGACGACCTGCCCGGCCCCGCCCAGACCAAGGGAGCGAGCGACCTGCCCGCGCCCAAGGGCTTCTTCGACGGCTTGCCCGGCCCCGCCCAGACCAAGGGCCCCGGGCTGCCCGCCCCCAAGGGCTTCTTCGACGACCTGCCTGGCCCCGCCCACGCCAAGGGCCCTGAGCTGCCCGCGCCCAAGGGCTTCTTCGACGACCTGCCCCAGGCGGGCGCGTCGCAGCCGGCGATCGGCCTGTTCGACGACCTGCCGCCGCCGAGCGTGCCGCGCGTCGACCGCTTCCCGGCGCCGACCGCGCCCGCGCACGTGGGATCAGCCGGCCCGATCGAGGGCATCGATCTGCCGATCTCGCTCGGCAACAGCGGGCTGATCGAGCTCGAGCCCGCCAACGCCAGCGCGCGCACGGTCGCGCCGCGGTCCCACGCGCCGTCGGAGCCGCCGCCCGCGCTCGAGCTCGGCGACGGCGATCCGCTCGGGCTCGATCTGCCGGCGATGCCGACCAACGCCGGGCGCGCTGGCAGCGTCGTGTCGTTCAAGGGCGGCGGGGGCGGCGAGCGCGGTGGCGACGTCCGCCTCGGCGGCTCGGCGCCGGCCGGCGACCTCGACCTGGCGACGGTGCCGCGGCGCGAGGGCGCACCGGTCGCGAAGCAGCGCGCGGCCACCGCCGACAAGATCAGCGACAAGCCCAAGCTGTCGCCGCGGGCGACCAAGATCGTCCTGGCCGCGGCGCTGGGCCTGGCCGCGGTCGGGGCCGGCGGCTTCGTCATGTACCGACGCTGGGACGCGCAGAAGACCCGCGCCGCCGACATCGATCGCGGCCTGGGGAACGCGCGCAAGGCGCTGGTCGGCAACGAGCCCAACCACTGGCGCCGCGCCACGCGCGCCGCTGGGGACGTGCTCGCGCTCAACAAGCAGCACGCCGAGGCGCTCGGCATCGCCGCGCAGGGCGCGCTGGCGGCGTACCTCGACGAGGGCACCGAGGTCGAGGCCCGCACGACCTCCGGCCGTCGGTTCCTCGACACCGCCGCGACCAGCGGCGCGCACCACCCGGCGATCGACAAGGCCGGCGCGCTGCGCGACACGATCGACGGCGATCCCGCGGCCGCGATCAAGGCGCTGACGCCCCTGGCGGCGCGCGGCGACGCCGACGCGCAGCTCTACCTCGGCTGGGCGCAGAGCGCCGCGCAGGACTGGGCCGCCGCGACGACCGCGTTCACCGCCGCCGTCGCCGCCCGCCCCGTGGCCGCGACCTACGGCCTGGCCCAGGCCCAGGCCGCCGCCGGCGACCTCGCCGCCGCGCACGCCAGCTACCTCAAGGTCATCGAGCTCGATCCCGAGCACGTCGGCGCGCTGGTCGGCGAGGTCGTGACCGCGCCCGTGACCGATCTCGGCAAGCGCGAGGCCTCGCTCCTGGCGATCCTGCAGCGCAAGGACATCGAGCAGGCCGATCCGCGCGCGGTCGTGCGCGCGTGGACCGGCGCCGGTGACGAGGCCCGCCGCGGCGGTCGCCTCGACGCCGCGCGCGATCGGTACCGCAAGGCGCTGGCGATCCTGCCCAACGATCGCGGCGCGCTGGCGTCGCTCGCGGCGACCGAGCTGGCCGACGGCAAGCTGGCCGAGGCCGCCGACGCCGCCGCCAAGGCGCTCGCGCTCGCGCCCGACGACGTCGACGCCAACCTGACCGCCGCCGAGATCGATCTCCGGCGCGACAACATCGCCGAGGCCGCGACCCGGCTGGCGGCGCTGCGCGGCCGCACGCCGCCGATCACCGCGCCGGCGCAGCTCGGCCGGCTCGACATGATCGACGGCCTCCGGCTCGAGGCCGAGAAGAACCCCGACGCGGCCCTGGCCGCCTACGAGCGCGCCGCCGCCGCGGTCGGCAACAGCGACGTCGGCCCGACGATCGCCGCCGCGACGATGCTGGGGCGCATGGCGACGGCGGCCGCGACCCCGGAGCGCGCCGCCGAGCTGCGGGCCAAGGCCGAGGCCAAGCTGGCGCAGGTCGCCGCCGCCGCCGAGCAGGATCCGGCGCTGGCGATCACGCTCGGCGTGGCCTACCTGAACGCGGGCGGGCCGGCCCAGGCCGAGCGCTGGCTGCGCAGCGCGATCGAGAAGCGGCCGGCCGAGGTCGAGGCCCACTTCCAGCTGGCCGAGGCGCTGCGCCGCCAGGGCAAGCAGGACGAGGCGGTCGCGACGCTGGTCAAGGCGTTCGAGCTCGATCCGACGCGCATCGACCTGGGCGTCGAGCTGGCCCGCGGCTTCGAGGCCGCGCACCGCGACGCCGACGCCGCCGAGCTCTACAAGAAGCTGCTCGCGCTCAAGGACGTGACGGTCGAGACCCAGGTGCGCGCCGGGCGCTTCTTCGCGCGCACGGGCGACATCACGACCGCGCGCGGCCTCGGCGACGCGCTGCTCGCGGTCACGCCCGATCACCCCACCGGCCAGTTCCTCAAGGCCGAGGGCCTGCTCGTCGATGGCCGCTACAGCGAGGCGCGGCGGCTGATGCAGGAGGCGACGTCCCGGTCCGCGGACGCGCAGTTCCTCGACGGGCTCGGCCGGGTCAGCGAGGCGTTCTCGGGGCAGACCGGCGACACGGCGATCCGCGACGAGGCGCTGCGCGCGTACGACCAGGCGACCAGGCTCGACCCGAGCATCGTCAACGCCTGGGCCGGCGCCGGACGCATCCGCCTGGCCCGCGGCGAGTTCGACAAGGCGCTGACCGCCTACGAGGCCGCGCTCAAGCTCGACCCGACCAACCCCGATCTGCCCTACGGCATCGGCATGGCCTACGTCCAGCTCGAGGAGCGCGGCCGCGCGATCGAGTGGCTGTCGCGCGCGGTCAACGCCCGCCCCCGCGCCGACGCGTACTACCAGCTCGGCACGCTCTACTACGAGGCCAACCGCGCCGGGCCGGCCGCGAGCGCGCTCGACCGCGCGACCGCGCTGGCCACCAAGGACGAGCGCGATCACGGCACGACCGTGCCGTGGCTGACCGACGCGCTGTGGCTGCTCGGCACGGTCCAGCAGGTGCTGCGCAACGACGGCGCGACGATCCGGGCGTGGGAGGCCTACCTGGCGCGCGCGCCCAGCAACCCGGCCCAGGCCGAAGAGGTCCGCCGCTTCCTGGTCGCGCGCGGTCGGTAG